In Phaseolus vulgaris cultivar G19833 chromosome 3, P. vulgaris v2.0, whole genome shotgun sequence, the sequence GAAGTCCACAAGACCAAGCCTAACACCATAATCAGGTGTGGCCTTGAACCTCTGTTCAAACACACATTTCGCTTCTCTACGCACCGCTTCTGGTTCTTCGCACCACTGATTATCTATTTCAACACCTTTAACTTCATTCCTAAGCTTCTTCCACCTAATAATAAAGTGATAATACTTGGAATTTAAATCCCCATGCTTAAACCAAGTAGATCTAGCTTTCTGCCTATTTATAGATTCCATCTTTTTATCTAAGATCTTCTGTTGACTTAGTAACTCCAATCTTCTCAATTTTTCCCCTTCCAGTAAATCACATTCAGCATCCTTGACATTGAGGTTCTCAATTTCCATCATGATTTTGCGCTTGCACTCCTCAATATTTCCGAAAACACTCTTGTTCCACTCCTTGATGTCGGTTTTCAGCAACTTCAATTTATCTTTGAGCCTTGACATTTTGTTTCCCTGTACCTCATAAGTATTCCGCTTACCTTTCACCAAGTCCTTAAAACTAGGTTCCAAAAGCCAAGCGTCAATAGATTTGAACGGTTTAGGACCTCAATCTTTAGCCCACGATTTGGCCACTATGGCGCAGTGATCGGAGACTTCCCTCTCCAGTACATATTGCTTACTCGTAGGCCACCTTTGTAACCATTCCAATGATACTAAAAATCTGTCTAATCTGCTTTTGGCAGACCCATCTGCCTTGTACCAGGTGAACTTTTTGCCTACAAGAGGTAACTCCACCAACACATTCCTATCAATGAACTTATTGAAGTCTTTAATCTCCTTCTTTTGGCTGGACAACCCTCTAACACCTTTCCTTTCCTCCATAATCCTAACCGCATTAAAATCCCCGCAACAACACCACACCTCATTCTGACTATAACTTTTAATGGTTGACAGAGCATCCCACATGACAGCTTTATCACTATTCGAGCAAGCAGCATACACATTCACAATAACACATAAGCAATTCATTTTAACATAAATCCCAGGTACAACTATGAAACCTCTTCCTTTAACATGAGACCTATACTCAAACACTTCTTTATTCCACATAGAAAGAATACCTCCTGCCCCATTTTCTCCTTCATTAAGTACCCAACCAATGTTATTATCCCCCCATAAAGCAAAGCATTTAGAATCAGAGAAATTCATAACTTTTGTCTCCTGCAAACATACAAACTCGGCACTCTCCTTGTAAATAATATGCTTAAGATATTTAGCTTTTACCCCTCCTCCTAGCCCTTTGATGTTTAAATTGATAACAATCATAGACAACCTGATTTCATGCCCTTCTTCATCTTACTCAAAACTTGTCTATCCCTATCCTCCATCACCTCCACTTCTTGTAGCATCATATCATCTCCCCATGGGCATGTCGTACCTAACCTTTTGGCTAAACCCCATAATCTAACTGATTTGGATTCAACAACTTCTTTCCTAATTCGGTTATTACATTCAACAATTTCAGAATCAGACAATGCATAGGATAATGAACGTGACCTGATTGGGTATTTGTTCCCAGAATGTAACGATCATGTGCCCCCTTTTGAACGACACCGCCGCTGGATTGTTCGGCCCCTTGCTCCCATAGCGCACGTATGTGACGCACCCTATCTGGGGTTTGACGATCGTCCACCTCTATATGTTCCTCCTCGCCATTATGAACGTCGCCCGTCTTCTTCCCCAAATCTCCCTGGTACCCTTCATTGATCGAATTCTTCCGGCAGCTATTCGATTTAGAAAGAGAATTCTTTACTCGATTTGATGAACAGGCACCCCCTTTACTAACATTCAAGGACAAATGTTTTAATGGATGCTCCACCCACGGGCTCTCCGACGTCGTTGGTTGTCCTCCGTCAACACTCGTTGCACAAACGCCTTCAAAAGATTTTCCTGAAAGTGATACACGCCCAGCGTAGGTGTCCACATGGGCCTTAGTTCCAATAACCTGTAAGTGGGCCTCAGATAGCATTGGGCTTTCATTAAAAGAGTCAAACGACTCCACCTCTTTTACTAAGTCTACCAAGGGGCTTTGTATAGCCCCACACGCCACATTGACATGCTAAAGAGCAGACGCTGCTGTCCCCTCCTctgcccccccccccccctcccccaGACTCACCTCTTTTTTTGAAGGAAAATCAGACTTTCCCTGACCTGACACAAGATCTTCTGCACCTTCCTTTTCTAGATCCATTTTTGTCTTATTCATAGACCACCCCTTCTCTTCCCTTATGTTTTCCTTCGGCCACCCTCTGCTACCTTCTCCGTCCCCTCCCCTTTCATTACTCAGTTTTGCAGAACAGAGAGAATCTTCCACAAAAGTTTCAAAGGATGAAACACTACCCGATGACCCTCCAAGACTAAGATCACAGTTGCATCTGGACTTAACTCCATCATAATAGTTCGCTTCCTCCACCAATGTAATATTATACAAACATCCATTAATCTGAAAACCTTTGGACAGCTCTACCTTACTCGATTTCAACATTCTTACTTGAAACCGCGCATACTCCAACCTATTCCATGATAAAGAGGCTTCATCCACCTCCACCAGCGTTGCTACATCCTCTACCATTTTTGAGAAACACTCCTTGTTCCATAAGTGAATCGGCAACCCATAGCATTTAACCCACACCCGTTTGTAGCTGACCACAAGAGATTCTGACCAAGGCTTGATGTCTTCAAAAAAATAGTCGAACCATTCTTTACTAGATTTCACAATGTCCTCTATTTTCTCGATAGACTTAGAGGTCAGTAAGACAAGATTATCTCCCAAAAAGCGAATTATGATCATGCTCATCCCTCCCTTAATACATTCTTCCTGCAAAGTCTCATGTTCCCACTCTGCCTTCATACGACCAACCATGCTGTTCTTCATCCACGGCAAGATGTTCGCCTTAGTCGTAAAAGAAGGCCCTTTCCACTGGGCACGAAGTGGGCTTCTTACTACATCAGCATAGGTTTGCTTACCTAAAACATAACCATTAGCATCCTTTCGTACTCCACTCCTGATAACTTCTTTCCCTCTTTTTACCATCCACACCTCCTTGTTCTTCCTCTGATAGTTTCGAGAGGGAAACCCACCACTTCTACTCTTCTCCTCCAAGCAAGGAGCATTTCCCTTATTCACAAACCTTTCCCTCCTGTACCTTGGTACATTAACATGAAGTTTCATGTTTCCGATGAAGCAGTTGTCTAGCTCCCTCTCCAGGCTTGGAACATTTCCCACCTAAAAAAACCTTACAAAGCCAAACCTTCTACCCCATCTATTCAAACGTTTAGAAATGAACACTTCTTTGACCCTGGCCCATTTCTGAAACAGTCTGAACATTTCTAATTCACCATGATTTTCTGGAaggtttgaaaagaagaaggttGTACAAGGCTTTGTCGACTGTTGATGAAGATGCTCCGCCTGTCTTCTCCGATTTTCCTGTTCCTCCTTCGCCCCACTCCACTCAGCCATTAAAGACggtttctttttcttcaagtATGTAATAAAAAGTGTGTTAATTCAAAATGTAAGCCTTCAACTTTTAGGTCTCACCCTTCAAACCAAATGTGCATTTTTGTTGACCACGTTATTTATTGTACTTTATTCTTCTCTAGTTTGGaaggaaaatagaaaaatataattagttatcatttatttatatatatatatatttttttatttttttatttttcattattaaaacatgagattaatctttaaaaatttaactaGTAAGAAAGATATTCCCTttgaatttgatatttttacatAATGAGGAGGTAGAAGTGAAAATTCAAGtaattgaattaaataattttgatttgagTGAAGTTATCGAGATTTTAAGAAAGGTGGGATTGGAAGTTTCCTGGAAGAGTTTGAAAGCGCAGTAATTGGTTGACTCGATCTCaacattgattttttattttgactcAAGTTTCCTACTTTTGGATTCTTATTCATATATGCATCCaacaatttcaaattaaattaaatattttttttatattataatataaaatttaatttctggttttaattttaattttatatttttaatatatattaaaaaatattagtaatataataTCCGTGTTAACTATAAatcaaagtaaaatattttaatattttaatttacattgaaaatttatttattatataaaataaattgataaaaattcattttaataattttattacaataaatatttagaaattctaaaatttgagacgagatttaaaaaaatatttaactatttcATCTATTCAAACATTTTTCTGAGTCTGAAATTGACCTTTTAAGTTTATAGAATGAGAAAAAGTAGATGGAATGTTGAAGAAAGATGCCAACCAGATAAATTGAGAAGCCAGCCAAATCCAACCTCACAGATGCAATTCCAGCTTCACACAATGCCACCACTATCCTTTCTTTATCCATTTTTGCTTTAAACCTTAACTCTTTTTACACTAATCTTTAACTTCACCCAAATTTAATgaacatttaaatttatatattacaataactttattattttttaatatattatattcatatgatcattttagttaattttttatcattattatcaaAATAACTCTTGCAGATTCACTGCACGAGTAACAGTGGCAGATTCTGCATGTCCGCCACGTGGCAGAATCATAAAGCATTGCTTACTTGCTGATTTAGAAGGATAGGGATGAGTTTAATGCAaccatttattttttcaattagaaaaacatttattgCACTATATTgtaaattaaagttttttaattATACGCCGTATTTTTTACTTTTGGCTAGTCTGAGgtaacaaagatttttttttaagtaatctTATGTGTCATGTAAAACTAAGAAAAAGTGATTCCGGAAGAAATtatttgataattaatatttagaaattttaaaaaatatatataataaaaatagcttttttgaaaataaaataattgattttatgaaaagatatttaaatagtttataattttaattaattataagaaaacacaaaaaaaagtaattatttaatgAAACAAACTTAATCGAACGTCCTTTGTTTTGTTGACTTGACTAATTTTAACGGAGAATGGCGAATAGGGAAAACTATGGAAAAGTGggaataaaaaaaaggaaagtatCAGCGGTTCTGGAAACGGGCTTTTGAGTGTTGACTTGGCAAACGCAGCGGTAGtagtagtaataataaatgtacaTAAATAACGTTTGGTGATGTTCATAAGATGTCTCTCGGTGAAGTCAAGGTCGCTCTTCCAAGCACAAGCACAAACCGAACATAACTTAACAaaacatttcttcttcttcgtcttcaaacctcttcttcttcatcttcaaacCTCTTCATCATCCATTTTCTGTTCCAAACAATACAAAAGCTGTAACCACACACACCGTCTTCGCTTTGAATTCCGAAAGGTATGATTCTTCTCTTTCATAGGGCCGATTCCTGTTTCGGGTTTTTCCTCTCTTTGACTACTTCATacactctttttttttgtttttctactCGTTTTGCTGGTTACCCTTTTCTTCTCATGTACACGCACGAACATCGAAACTGGgaagttttcttttttaattcttttttttggGGTTCAACTCTGTCCCTTCTTTAACGGTGAGATTGCAGAGTCTCTCTGTAAGAAGGAGGTGACAGTGTATATATTAAACCCAGAATTCTCTTTAATCGGTTTGATTTTTCGCATGATTATCGCTGTGTGGGGTTAATTGTCTTTAAAGTAGTTGTTGTGGTTGTTGGGTTAATGGTCTTTAAAATAGTTGTTGCGGTtgttgttagtattattattattcttaactGTTTTTTTGGGGGGGTGGGGGAACATGTTTAAGGTAGTTCTGCATGTTTGTTTTTCTGTCTGGCCAATTATCTTTTTGGGATTTACACTTACAGGTGATGTGTTGATAGTATAGAGGTATAAGTATAAATAAGAAATTTTATACTTTTTGCTTCCACAAGTTCGAAGGTAATAGGATGCAACTGTAACCTTAACTTTTggtgaatttttttcttctttctttccgTTTTCTGAAAGTGAAATTTGTTTTCACCACATTTATTTACTGGGAATGATATAATGTGCCGCTGTTGGTTTTGATTGGTGGGATGGTTAGTGATTGTTCTGAATTTTGATTCGTTTGTCGGTGCTCCTGTTTGCACTTTGACTAATTGCATGTCATTTGTTGTTGTCATGCATCAACAGATTAAATAGGAATGTGTTTCTTTCATGGTGTGTATCTTTTAAATGTCCATGTGAAACGAAATAACCTTTTTGTAGTCTAGAGGGGCTAGTTTTCTCGTCATTTCCCTTTCTGGTTTTGAAAGAGACtgagtatttttcttttatttcattttattttatcatgttGCTGCAAATTTACTTTCAAATGGCTCATTGGTTCATGTCTAAATTATATTTCCTTGTTTTGTCTGAAGTATTTTAATGGTGCAATTTATGTTCGTGTTCCTAGTTAGAACAATGAATGTTTGGTCATTAAGTTTCTGTCCAAAAAGGAAATGATATTTGATCAAAATTTAGTTTATCGGAATAGCCGAAAAGGCGATTCCACCATGTGAGAACTTCAAAATTCTCCAAGAAGTATGCGCAATAAAAATGGTTGCTATCTGATACACTTAAGACATCGTATATACGCTAGCACCGTGTGGTGTTGTCTATCCTTAGGGGAAGGGGGAGTTGGTATTGATAATATGTGCCTAGTCTTATTGATACTCTTGCAGTAACTTAACTGTTCAATTTGAAACTTACCTCCAGAATTCAGGATCATGGGTTGCTTTGGCTTCTGCAAAGGAGATGACAGTGTGGCAATTTCTGACAGAGGACCTTTCATGCAAAACACTCCCAC encodes:
- the LOC137805536 gene encoding uncharacterized protein; the encoded protein is MIVINLNIKGLGGGVKAKYLKHIIYKESAEFVCLQETKVMNFSDSKCFALWGDNNIGWVLNEGENGAGGILSMWNKEVFEYRSHVKGRGFIVVPGIYVKMNCLCVIVNVYAACSNSDKAVMWDALSTIKSYSQNEVWCCCGDFNAVRIMEERKGVRGLSSQKKEIKDFNKFIDRNVLVELPLVGKKFTWYKADGSAKSRLDRFLVSLEWLQRWPTSKQYVLEREVSDHCAIVAKSWAKD